Part of the Methylophaga nitratireducenticrescens genome is shown below.
TCCAGCTCGGGATAAACCTCATAACCGTCATCAATCAGGCCTTCTCGATGACAGATAAACGGTCCCCAATAAGCCTGCTGCATCGCACCGGAAGCAGCGAGTAAAGTGAAGTAACGGCTTAAATAATCTGCTTGTTTTTCTTCACCGTTGACCAAAACACGACGGATACGTGGCAGTGTCCAGAACGCAGCGGGTGAAATAAATTCCTTGACGCCAAAGTCGTCAGTGATCTTTTTCAGAATCCGGGCTTTTTTGACCAGATTCACTTTTAATCGCATTGCCAGTTTGGTACCGAAAATCCGATGGTCAAAGCGTTCCGGTTCAGTAACCCGTTCACTGAACAGATTATTGGTGTGAATGTCTGGCAATTGCTTAGCACGCCGCAAGCGTGCCAGTACCGCAATATTATGCAGGGGTTCAAAATCGGAAATATTCGGTCCGGCAATTTTGATATGTCGGGATTTGATTTCTTCGTAAGCAATACGCCAGGTATTATAAAAACTTTCCGTGTCATAGCCTGCCCAGCGACGGCGGTTACTGGTTGAACCGACCTCAATCGCCTTTACCCGTGATCCAAACCGGCTGGCCGCCGTTTGAACAAACTCACGCCAGCGCAGTTGGGCGCTGCCGGTTTTCATTTGTTGGGCTTCGGTAAAAGGCTGTACCAGATGCAGTAAGACTTTAATATCAGTAGAAAGTAAGCGTTCCAGCAACCGGGTTACTGGACCTCCTTCATCACCATAGGTGTAATCGAGACGAACCTGTTTAATCTGCAATTCAGTCAATTGCTGCAGGATATACTTATCTACTGCAGGATCCTCAGAAGTGGTCACACCCACCCCCACAAAATCGTCCGGAACGATATGTTTGGCTTCTGGTAAATGTCCATCAGGCAACGCCAGCCGGCCAGCAAACACATAACGCAATGCATTACCCAATGCGTTTGCATCCATTAACGGGCCATTTTCAATTTTGTTTTGCGATGGATCAGACGAGCTCATAAAAAATCCGAAAAGTTATGCCCTGCATTGGGCTTTTTTAAAGCAGAAATAATTATCATGCTTGGGTTTGTTTCATAGCCACCACGGTTGGAAACTTTCTCCTCAAACAAGGCGGACTGACTTGAGGCGTTTAATGCGTCAAGCTGCTGGAAAAGACATTTAACACCACTACGCCGCCTAAAATCATTGAAATGCCAATGATGGCAGGGGTGTCCAGTTTCTGACTAAATACAATCCAACCGATTAAAGCGATTAATACCACCCCAATCCCTGCCCAGATCGCATAGGCGATACCCACAGGAATGACTTTTAACGATAAAGCTAAAAAGTAAAAAGCGACGATGTAACCTACGATAACAGCTACTGATGGCCAGAACCGGGTAAATCCCTCAGAAGCCTTGAGAAAGCTGGTACCGAAAACCTCGGCAAGAATAGCAATACTTAATAATAACCATTTAGACATGTTATGGGACTCAATTGTAGGTGAGGAAAAGGCTGATAGCCAACAGGCTACCCAGCAGAGCAACAATTAAACTTACAATGACGCCCCATTGCGTCCGGTATC
Proteins encoded:
- a CDS encoding SMR family transporter, which gives rise to MSKWLLLSIAILAEVFGTSFLKASEGFTRFWPSVAVIVGYIVAFYFLALSLKVIPVGIAYAIWAGIGVVLIALIGWIVFSQKLDTPAIIGISMILGGVVVLNVFSSSLTH